ATGCAATCTGAACTTGGCCTTCCTCCAATACTCAGACAACATGGCGCTGCAATCTTCATGGCCTAAGCCAATGCACAACCAACATCGCAATATAATTATCTTGGCCATTTCTTTAGATTATTCTGGTTATTCATGcatcatatgcttcacttagacAACTTGATCGACAATAATAATGCCAATCTTGGATTATTAACTTGTTTGCACTGTTCAAGCTTTGGACaaccttgaactaatgcataggcCAACTCTTGGCCTATTTTATACTCTTACATCATCCTTGAGTCTGGGTCAACTCAATTCCGCTGAtatgcatcaatgccaacatcgaaTGTTTCATTTTGTCACTCTGTCCTTGCCTTGCctttcctttcccttagtgaaGCATTATTGTGCCGttcaataagcttcattacttagccaatgtCCTTCCAGTATTGTAATGCCACATTCAGGCTTCACTGGCCCTGTAGGGTCCAGCCATCTTGGCGCTTAACAGTCTATGCAATACATCGCTATCTTAGCTGAGAACTGACAAGGCAGGCTATGATGTATCGCGCCACTTTGGTGCTTCACTAGCCTGATCGGTTATACACCTCCCACACCTAATCcgttcaacgtcctcgttgaacACGACCCATTATAAACAATATACTTGTCTTAACTTTGCTATATCCACTTTCATAACCTCTTTTGAAATTTAGCAATCTTTGTTGACTTTCGCAAAACGTGTTATCCAAAATTCAATTCCTTAACATTAGCATCACTTAGCTTTACTGCCTTGCTATTGATTTCATATATTTTAGCCACATCTTGGCGTCGTGCACTACGCTTCAGCTGCTACTCAACTCCTGTATCAATACTCAAATGCAAACTTGAAATTCTTCTTAGCCAATTCCTCCAATTAGGCATGAATTCCACTAGAATCATTTACGCTTAAGTGTATGCATATAATGATTCTTCCCAAGCTGATCACTACGATAATTTCCATAGTCTATCGCTTCCCGACTTTTCCTTTTGCATGTAACTCAACATAACAAGGACTTATAAACGACTCGGCCTTAATTTCAATCAGTTTTACTGGCACATGCCTTGGACTGTTGTCCTCCATGTCCTCCGTTAAGAACGTTACAAAGTGCACTGGGGTTTCCTTTTCATAAGATAACCGATCCTAATACTTGTTTCCTCACAAGCTCTCATTATGTAAAAAACATTCAATAACTCATTTCTCGGAATGTGGATGCGAATAAACTCTTTATACTTAACTTGCCATCTTGCATATCCGAACCAAAACGTGCGAGTTTGCTTTGCCTAACTCGCTAAATCAAAACTATTGAGTTTCACATCCGATCTACGCAACTGTGACTAACTATTTTTGGACATATATAACATAGCTAACCCTTTAGTTGTCCATACACCATGCCTTCAAATATAATGTATATCCAACTATTCCTTTGAACTACAATGCTACATTGACTGGAAAGAGTATGCCTTTCTCTAGGCCATGAGTTCTACCCAGTGCTTACCGATAGAATGATTCTTATCTTGCTGCATTGCTTGCACTGTCGCTGCCCATCTGCCGTGGTGCCATATTGCAAATCCCAAACAACAATATAACTTTCGCATCAACTAGGACCCTTTTTCTATGCTTTCCTTATTAGCTTTCAGCTCGTCTCACTGTTACATATGTTAGTCTAAGTAAGCTATTGCAGCACTTCCCTATGAACTAGCTTTACATCATAAATAATGAGTTAATACTTTATAAACGAAAATACTCTTATTCATTACTTCTCTCAGATAGCAACACCATGACACCAACATAGCACAAACAGGTTTCATTAGCATATATAAGTGTCATTTAACTGCAGTGCATGCGCTTATTTCGGATAATAACGGAGCAAACTATGATCGGTTCCTTCAATATTTCTAATAACGGTAGAGCTTCGAATAATTATTATTAGCATGGATGCACATGGCATTTACACTAACACAATCTATTCGTCTAAGTGATTGTTTCTCCGATATGTACGTAAATACTTTATTCTCGTACGTCTTTGAGATATACACGTTAAAGGCTACTAATTACTGCCAGAAAATTATAACTAATGTCCTCTGCAACAAATTATGTGTGATGGAAAGCAACTATAATATAATGCAATGGCTCATTTAAATTCGAGAGTTTCGCAGTACTTGGACACTGATTATTCATTAGTGAATTGGATTTGGATGGCGATATGAGAACCCATATAgctgtcaaggatcattaattaTCTTAACTCTGAATCCATAACACATAACTCATTGCTATATATGTGCACTCTATATTAAAATGCGATAAATGCTGAATTCAATAACAATATCTTAATGTTCCAGAATAGGAAGAATATCTCGCTAACAATATCTTCTTCCAGCGATTTTCTGCTCCTCCTAATTTCTACCGCTTGTTTTGCTGTAGATGTTGGTCTCACCATTTGTGTATTTTGTAAACGGTGTTTTCTCTTGACGAAAGAAAAGGTACTTTCTAAGGAATTGAAATCTTAACCAaggaatttttttctttctgagaTATAATCTTCAGTGATGATTACCAAAATATGACTactaaaaaccaaataaccctataATCTTTGGTTCAAACTGTTAGATCTAAACTTCCAAAACTCTCAAGGATTAATGCAGCGATGGAAGACTATGAATAAATTTAAACTTGTTTTTAAAGAAATTCACCAACAGGGTATATCATTCCGAGctgttttctagcgccaaaatgtagttgcgatAAATCTCACAACTACACTTTTAGTAAAATTTATAGAACAATCTAAGAAATCATCATAAGAATCTCAAGAACTTTTATTAAAATCTTAGAACAagtacaaagatatgagaaaaccctaacccgggaagcaaataatctttctctctcctaaatatcttgtctaagctctctaaaaagatctctcttttacAAAGGCGCCCGACTctttatataggagtttacatagtggaggacaactAATAAAGCCCCTTATTTCGGATCTGGTGTGCATCATTATCGCATAGGGATTTACCATTGCCGCACGGTTTCTATACCGCCgcatagatcttcacactttactcgtgattaggtGACATCATCTGGTTCGTTATCTTGAATATGTTGTATGCGATCGTATTCACTTACCCCTTAAATGGGTTACTGTGTTCACTTACCCCTTAAATGGGTTCCTTTGTATATTAAACGGGGGTGCGGTATTTTGTACCCTGGCCTAAAGAAATACAACCAACAAGATTAGATTACAAATCTATGGCATTGTTGGCCTAGATTGAATTCTTTAGATAATCCACAGCATCTCAAAATATCACCAGTTTACGGCACGGTCTACCGGTAGTGAAATGACGAGGTTTAAGTCCAATTCTATGCACCTCTGAAGTTTAATTATTTTCAGGCATTTGATCAAACATTCCAATTAAGGGCCAACTCAAAATTATATATTCACTGATTAACTCCTGATAATAGAGAGAGGGCTTTGGAGATTGTGATTTGTGATCGACAGATTGATCCACTACTCTAGGAATACCAAAATTTAGCCGGAATGCCATTTTCATGCCGTAACAGAGAGTATCTTTGTTTTGGATGTATATTTTAGGAATCACCGATTATCCAGACACAAAGAATAAACCAGAGTTAAAATAAGAAGTTTAGAAACTTTGAGAcaaaaatttcatatatatacaaaatacaaTCACCATTTAACTCAGATAAGATCCATTTGATCTTAGCTAGAATTTAGGATTTTAAGATCCTTTTTAATTTGGACCCCAACAGCTCAAATACATAACTTTTCTAAGTGATTCTTCCGATTGCTTCATTTCATGATCTCTTTGCTGCTTCAGCAGCATAATCTGATCTGGAATAACGGATGAAGCcggaatagaagaagatgaagtaacTTGAGAAATTGATGATTTCACTCTATTCTTTGTGTATTGATGAATGGATCTCAGAGCATAATTCCATCTACACATTCCAGCTTGATCTTTTAATGCTTCAACAACACCGACACTAACAGCAACCATCCACGCTTTGCTTGTCGAACTCATATTCACTGATTAATTCTAAGTAGGAGCAGTAATTCGCTTATTGCAAGTGATttatcaaaaagttgattaatgaTAGTTTGAGTTTTGGATGAAGAGCTTGATAGAGAGCACACGGCCCTTTAAGAGTCTCATTCATGAATTATGTAAACCACTAAAGGCTAAAGCAAATCCATGGGATACTGCTGTGGTTTTGCGTAACCGGTTGGCTGGTGTTGTTTTGTTTATTCTTGTGGGGGACGAAGATAAGATAAGAAGTTGTCTCTGTAGTACGTGTATATTGTACAATGTCTATCTGTTAGACACGTTggtgcctagttagcaattcaggattcggcaaacgtacgaaacggtaaacgtacgagtattatacggttttgtaaaatccagattcggtccaaaattcggtcaacgggacgtgattcgtcagtaattcggaacggcatacgtacgtgtataattcgatttataaatgtgagttcggctctgaaaattcggtatctatatataacaaataatttgtatttataaggtcatgcaccaatttttatgcatacgtgtgagttatttaaagaaaaaataaacttaatatgatgatatcaataatatatacaacattagttatccaagaggacgtcgtatggtggtttagatgcttggttagtgagtttgagatctctctcaccttcaccttcaaatctcttcagtcgtctTTGTTTCATAAAatttacaacacgtctaatattcggtcgtgtatgctcggaaggaagtaaagcccaaaaagtggagtctttgaaaagtaaaagttaaagaatttatggcgaattaagcggacgtatcattcggaatacgtaaaatttgtgaacggttcgcgaataatccggaaatgccacataatacgcgacttgggttcggagttgcaaacgtacgcgaataagacggtaaaattcgtgatacggaaaaattcgcgaatcattcgcgaacttactaactaggcgtTGGTGTTTGTTCAGAACACTGTTTCTTTCTCGCACAAACTCCAAAACCATGGCACGGACGAGGATTTTTTTAATCAACAGGCCAAGCTTGCATGAATCCTGGTGTCCCCCTGCGATCCTATTTAATGTGGCGTGATACTAGGATGCCATGTGCATGAAATTGAAGAGTCTACCTGTTTGGTGAAATTATTTTATACTGCTGGGTAAGAATGATAAAACTATTTTGAAGACCTTTACAATGCTGATGCGGTCAACCCACCAGTCAATCTGGCAGCCCCCGGAACCCGAGGACCTGCGAGAGGAGGACTTTCCCACCATTCTCGAATGTGAGGTAAAAGAGGTCCTAAGAGGTACTAAACGGGGAAGGGGCTGGGATCTGATACATCCCGATTGAGGTGTGGAAGTCCCTGAGAGACGAAGGGATTAGTTGGCTAACCAAGCTCTTCAACATCTACCGTTCAAATAAGATGCCAAACGAGTGGTGAAGAAGTATCACCGTGCCAATCTTTATGAACAAAGGGGACATACAGAGTTGTACTAATTACAGGGGCATCAAACGTATGAGCCACACAATGAAACACTGGGAACGTGTTATCGATCGTCGGTAACGAGGGAAATCGGGTGTTACGAAGAATCAGTTTGGGTTTATGCCAGGAAGATCCGCCACTGAAGCGATTTTCCTAGATAGATAGATGATGGAGCGCTATTCCGAAAAAATGCGTCACCTGCATATGGTGTTCATAGACCTGGAAAAGGCTTATAACAAAGTCCCACGGGAGGTAATGTGGTGGGCATTCGAGCAGAAGCGGGTATCATCTAAATATATATCCCTCATCAAGAATATGTATGAGGGAGCGGTCACAGGGGTCAGGACGTGTGACGGTGTCTCAGATGACTTCCCTATCAACATCGGACTACCCCAAGGGTCAGCTTTGATCCTGTATCTGTTTGCGCTAGTACTGGACCAAGTTACAAAGCATATACAGGGGGAGATCCCTCGGTGCAtgctctttgcggatgatataACACTTATTGGGGAGTCCAAGCAAGAGGTCGAAGGTAAGCTGGAGCTGTGGCGCCAGACTCTGAAATCGAAGGGCTTTAGAATCAGTAGAACAAAGACTGAGTATCTGAAGTGGGATTTTGAAGAAACCGGGAGGGATGATGGAGAACTGCGACTGGACGGCCAGATTGTACCAAGGAAAGATTCCTTTCGATACCTGGGATCTGTGATCGAGAGTGATGGGGAAATACAGGAGGATATTAGACACATATCCCAGTCAGGATGGGCTAAATGGAGACTGGCGACTGGGGTCCTCTGTGATCGTAAGGTCCCTGTTAAACTGAAAAGAAAATTCTACAGGACAACAATAAGGCCAGCGATGCTGTACGGAGCTCAATGATGGGCAACTAGAAGCTCATACCTCCTAGAAATCCATGTGACGGAAATGAGGATGCTTAGGTGGGCATGTGGGCATACAAGGCACGATAAAATCAGAAATGACTGTGTCCGTGGGAAACTCGGGGTAGCATCAATGAAGGATATATTGGCACAACATCGGCTACGTTGGTTCGGGCATCTCCAACGAAGACCACCTGGCGCCCCAGTTCGTTTATGACGCATCACAAGGCCGGAAGGAAGAATGAAGCGTCCGGGACGACCGGAACTCACTTGGGATGAATTGATAAAGCGAGACCTGACTGACCGAGGATTGGACATAGAGTTGGCATTGTACAGAAGGGCGTGGAAAGCAGCGATCCACGTGAAAGAGGTATGTACGCGAGGTACGTGAGATGACCCTATTACCTTTGAATTTCTGTCTTTTATATTAGTAGGATTGTTTAAACCGCGAACATGTAAACAACCATAGCAGAATTGTGAATGGGGGAGACCCCCCAGTAACTCTGCAGCTAGGGTCGTGAATGGGGGAGACCCCCCAATAGCCCTGCAGCCGGGACATGAAATATGTGGATACATCACTGCATGGTCGCGAACGCGTAATCCCACTGAAGTGATGCCCACTGTACCCTCTGTACCGAAAGCAAACAAGTATGTATCAAGGATTATTCCTTACCTTCGGATGGGTTATGTCTAGG
This genomic stretch from Papaver somniferum cultivar HN1 chromosome 5, ASM357369v1, whole genome shotgun sequence harbors:
- the LOC113278624 gene encoding uncharacterized protein LOC113278624 — encoded protein: MSSTSKAWMVAVSVGVVEALKDQAGMCRWNYALRSIHQYTKNRVKSSISQVTSSSSIPASSVIPDQIMLLKQQRDHEMKQSEESLRKVMYLSCWGPN